The stretch of DNA GGGCGGCGCGGGCACAGCGCAATCACTTAGCATGTTGTTATCATGCGTGGGTATCCTTGAAAGTGAAAGCTCAAGAACTGGGCCAGACCCTGTATGCCGTGCGGGAGAGTTTGTTTAGTCATTACCTTCGCGCTGAACTACAAAACCCTCATGTCACGGCTTGTTAAGGTCCAAAGCGTAAGTCCTGTGCCAAAAAGAAACCAGCGCGTGCGCAATACCTGTAACTGTTGTTGCCACGCACAAAAAGAGACAATCACAAGCAGTGGGATAACTGCAGCGATGCCTTTGGTGAGGGCACCCGCACCAAGGGCGATACCGACGATCACTCGCCATCGCGCGTCCTGCTGACCGCGCCAAAAGGCCAAGAGTGCCAGAAGCGACCAGAACAACAGCAACGCATCCGGCGCGCATTGCCGACTGCCATGAGTCAAGAACGGATAGAGTGAGAGAAGTAAGCACGACGCACCGAGTCCCGACACGCGGCCATACAACTGCTGTCCTAGCATGTACACAAGGCCGACACTGCCAATCCCACACAGGACACCAGGCAGACGCACGGCCCACTCACTCTCACCAAATGTCTGGAAAGACAGTGCAATCGCCCAAAAGAGGAGAGGAGGCTTGTTAAAATAGGGAGCATTGTTCCATGACAAATCCACCCAGTTGCCACTGGTTAGCATTTCCCGTGCAACCTGCGCATAGCGCGCCTCCTCCCAGTCCAGCAACGGGCGCTCGCCTACCCGCCAGAAGAGGACAACGGCTGAAAGGCCAACGAGCATGGCCAGCGGCATGCGTCCGTGCCCGTTGGTCGTCAGGTCACTCGCAGTGTTCCTCACTCCATCGTTCTCCACAACCACCTGATGTCCTTTCCGTGGATTCAGATCCAGCAAAAGGCAGACCAGTAGGCGGCGATGCAAAAGTGCGGAAAATGATGGGTCGTCGGCACGGTGATGCGAGACAATATGTCTCGCCTACTCAGGATGAGTCGTTTTCCGTCTCCAGCACGCAGGCCGCTCAACGATACGGGTGGCGCATTATTCCGGTTCGTCTTTGATGTCCGTTATGATGCCGTGCCCACGGTATGGTGTGATGAGGTGATGAGGTGGTGAAACAGACAGCAAGGTGGCAAGGACCGTGCCGGGTCGCTGGC from Deltaproteobacteria bacterium encodes:
- a CDS encoding phospholipid carrier-dependent glycosyltransferase, which produces MVVENDGVRNTASDLTTNGHGRMPLAMLVGLSAVVLFWRVGERPLLDWEEARYAQVAREMLTSGNWVDLSWNNAPYFNKPPLLFWAIALSFQTFGESEWAVRLPGVLCGIGSVGLVYMLGQQLYGRVSGLGASCLLLSLYPFLTHGSRQCAPDALLLFWSLLALLAFWRGQQDARWRVIVGIALGAGALTKGIAAVIPLLVIVSFCAWQQQLQVLRTRWFLFGTGLTLWTLTSRDMRVL